The Bacteroidota bacterium sequence ATCTATTACTTCACGGGTATTGTTTCCGCCAATTCCAACAACTACAGGAACTCGCTTGTTTACATGTTCAACAGTATATTTTACAAGAGATTTCTTTTCTTCTTTGCTGAGCACAGGGGTTTCTCCGGTTGTTCCCAATGAAACCATATATTCAACTCCTCCCGATATAATATGGTCAATAACTTTTCCGAGAGATTTAAAATCAATAGCTCCATCTTTATGAAAAGGGGTAACAAGCGCAACACCTGTCCCTCTGAATTTACTGTACTTGCTCATTGCTCAACAATTATTTTATCGTGTTTTTTATTTATAATGGACAGATAAGTGTCGATGTTTCTTAAAAAATATTTCAATCCTTTCGATGCTTCCGCATCAATCATCAAATCAAAGGTAGAACTATTTCTATCGCTCTTTTTACCAACTTTGAATTTTGCTTTTGATACAGCTGAAACATATTTAAGAGGGAATGAATCATAAATATTCAGGTCGAGCAAAATATCATATTCGTCTTCTATGAAATTCCGAACATAAATGTTATCCGGAAAATTATACCAGTTCAAATCTTTTAGGGTAAAAAAATCATACTCAAGTTTTGAATATGCCATAGGAGGAGTTTGTTTCTGATTATAAAATCCAATTGCCTTCACGCTCTTTTTCATGTCTTTAAGATAAACAATATACTTTTTAACTAAATCAAAGTTCTCCCTTTCAGTTGCGTCAAAAAGAATCCCAACTGTTTTCGCTTCTTCCAAGTTCATGAATGTTTTGTTCCGATGAATAGACTGGAGTTCCATCGAAAGAAAATAATTCCCAATTACATTTTTTATAGAAGAAAAAAAACTCATTCTGAAAGAATTCTTTCTTTTATTTTGGCAGCAGGATTCCCCTGATAAATAGAATATGCTTCCAGTATATCTGTAGCAACAGAGCCAGCCGCAAGGACAGCATGCGACTGACAGGTAACTCCAGCGCAAACAATAGCTCCTGTTCCAATCCAGACTCCATCTTCTAAAATTATATCTCCAACAATTAAATCAAAAGAAGATTTTTTATAATTATGATTTCCGCAGATAAGCATCGCACCCTGAGAAATACAACTGTTCGAACCAATATTTATTTTTCCTAAACTATCCAGCCAAACCCTCTCTCCTATCCATACGTTATCGCCAATTGAAACATTCCACGGATACTTAATATTCACACGCGGTTTCACAACAACATTACTTCCAACCTTCGCTCCAAACATCCTAAGAAAAAAAATCTTGATAAAATTAAACGGACAGTTAGAATTAATGATGCAAGCATTTATGCAATACCAAATAACACGAGTAATCCATGACGCACGGGGATTATACCATGAATTATTAAACTTTGACAAATCCGTTTTAAGCATCTGCAAAAGTAAGACTTTAGGAGAACAATTGTCTGTTAGCATTTACCTTTTCTTCGTCCTGAATGAACTCGGAAGCAAAAGCATCGGCTCCTTTAGACATGATTTCATATTCATTCTGGGTCATAGCAGAACATTCCTCTATTACTTCAGAAAAATGAGAAGGATTGCTAAGAGAAATATCCCATCCAGATTTTTTTGATTTAAGATTTCTCCAGGGAGTTTTATCGCTGATAATGACAGGAAGCCCGGCTGACATTGCCTCAAGAATAATATGTCCGAAATTTTCACCGGATGAAGGCATGAACAGGAAA is a genomic window containing:
- the wcaF gene encoding colanic acid biosynthesis acetyltransferase WcaF; translation: MLKTDLSKFNNSWYNPRASWITRVIWYCINACIINSNCPFNFIKIFFLRMFGAKVGSNVVVKPRVNIKYPWNVSIGDNVWIGERVWLDSLGKINIGSNSCISQGAMLICGNHNYKKSSFDLIVGDIILEDGVWIGTGAIVCAGVTCQSHAVLAAGSVATDILEAYSIYQGNPAAKIKERILSE